One Pseudomonadota bacterium DNA segment encodes these proteins:
- a CDS encoding protein kinase produces MSVARERMPRRGDIVAGKYLVGGLLGSGGTSKVFAVTHVHTHRRMALKYMLPAWAGHTEVTERFLREARAIASIDHSNIVKVYDVGRDGESVYMVIERLEGRSLADVVGRGALDPAKAVRLILPAIRAVASAHRHEIVHRDLKPDNLFLCDDPEGGEPIIKVLDFGICQVSFDGQEKSDIRTSGPRPRLTQPGHLLGTPEFMSPEQVAGRIDIDLRCDIYALGVVLYEALTGQLPFDGEDVTEIIGQIARGKPRPIRRLRPEVPRGLERVVMRALAKQPEDRWQDADAFADALLPFATPPKRTRAVASAPGRRARRVAPVVAGAVSLVAAAVVVTWSFAPDSPLWGGETAGAPAASGAAHDIEADPVTRAPGASKQPAKRPASGSPPAATEAPETAVETPGSSATVARVRPAPMPEAPERATNRLDAHELRAEAASKQHDRRLETRGPTGAGVTPSARGPDRPPSAARPSRSPTSGSRRRAAASAKSRRPRKGDARGRRSERRRRRQGKPSPDHRNLAIEHPGQRRLPAAATGRARAASSNTPSAESARTRTATVTKREPVASSKVGGAAAVIPPNPGPLPKPRDRWVHFTRLAVSGPLSAFVVRAGLLRARAEIRACFKAAPHQGSRPVEVTLGLNPGGHVDRVIVKGAKRIALGQCVRRSLFGVATYQKPPSAVTARFRVEYR; encoded by the coding sequence GTGAGCGTGGCCCGGGAGCGCATGCCGCGGCGGGGCGACATCGTCGCCGGAAAGTACCTGGTCGGCGGTCTGTTGGGCTCGGGCGGAACCAGCAAGGTGTTTGCTGTCACCCATGTCCACACCCATCGGCGCATGGCCCTCAAGTACATGCTGCCAGCCTGGGCCGGACACACCGAAGTGACCGAGAGATTCCTGCGGGAGGCGCGCGCGATCGCCAGCATCGACCACTCCAACATCGTCAAGGTGTACGACGTAGGCAGGGACGGCGAGTCGGTCTACATGGTCATCGAGCGGCTGGAAGGACGGTCGCTGGCGGACGTCGTAGGCCGTGGCGCCCTCGACCCGGCCAAAGCAGTGCGTCTGATCTTGCCCGCCATACGCGCGGTCGCCTCGGCTCACCGCCATGAAATCGTCCACCGCGATCTGAAACCGGACAACCTGTTCTTGTGCGACGACCCGGAAGGGGGAGAGCCCATCATCAAGGTGCTGGATTTCGGGATTTGCCAAGTCTCGTTCGATGGCCAGGAAAAGAGCGACATACGCACCTCGGGCCCTCGGCCGCGCTTGACCCAACCCGGACACCTGCTCGGCACACCGGAGTTCATGTCCCCCGAGCAGGTAGCAGGCCGCATAGATATCGACCTTCGCTGCGATATCTACGCGCTCGGCGTCGTGCTCTACGAGGCGCTTACCGGGCAGTTGCCGTTCGACGGTGAGGACGTGACCGAGATCATCGGGCAGATCGCGCGCGGAAAACCCAGGCCGATCCGCCGCCTGCGACCCGAGGTGCCTCGCGGTCTGGAGCGGGTGGTCATGCGCGCTCTGGCGAAACAGCCCGAAGACCGCTGGCAGGACGCCGATGCCTTTGCTGACGCGCTGCTTCCCTTCGCGACACCGCCAAAGCGCACCCGCGCGGTTGCCTCGGCGCCCGGCCGTCGCGCGAGGCGCGTGGCGCCGGTCGTAGCTGGAGCCGTGTCGCTCGTGGCGGCAGCTGTCGTGGTCACCTGGAGCTTCGCCCCTGACTCGCCGTTGTGGGGAGGCGAGACAGCCGGGGCACCGGCCGCATCGGGCGCAGCGCACGATATCGAGGCTGACCCCGTTACCAGGGCGCCAGGCGCATCGAAGCAGCCAGCAAAGCGGCCGGCGTCCGGCAGTCCGCCCGCAGCGACCGAAGCACCCGAGACCGCGGTCGAAACCCCCGGGTCATCCGCAACCGTTGCACGCGTCCGGCCGGCTCCCATGCCAGAAGCGCCCGAACGAGCGACGAATCGGCTGGACGCCCACGAGCTCCGTGCCGAGGCAGCCTCGAAGCAACACGATCGCCGGTTGGAAACACGCGGGCCAACCGGTGCGGGGGTAACTCCGTCCGCGCGCGGGCCTGACCGGCCGCCGAGCGCGGCCCGGCCCAGTCGATCCCCTACATCAGGCAGCCGGCGACGAGCCGCGGCTTCGGCAAAGTCGCGCCGGCCGCGTAAGGGCGACGCCAGGGGCCGCCGCAGTGAGCGACGCCGGCGCCGGCAAGGTAAGCCAAGCCCGGACCATCGGAACCTGGCGATCGAGCACCCCGGCCAACGCAGGCTGCCTGCGGCAGCAACCGGACGGGCGCGTGCCGCATCGAGCAACACCCCAAGCGCAGAATCGGCCCGCACCCGGACAGCCACGGTCACCAAAAGGGAGCCGGTCGCCTCATCCAAGGTCGGCGGTGCCGCAGCGGTCATCCCCCCGAACCCGGGTCCCTTGCCGAAACCGCGGGATCGCTGGGTCCACTTCACGCGGCTGGCCGTGAGCGGACCCCTGTCGGCTTTTGTGGTGCGGGCCGGTCTGCTGCGCGCGCGCGCCGAGATCAGAGCCTGTTTCAAGGCGGCGCCGCATCAGGGCTCCCGGCCGGTAGAGGTCACCCTGGGTCTCAACCCGGGAGGCCATGTTGACCGAGTGATCGTGAAGGGTGCCAAGCGGATTGCACTCGGTCAGTGCGTGCGCCGTTCGTTGTTTGGCGTCGCTACATACCAGAAACCGCCGTCCGCAGTTACCGCGCGCTTCCGCGTCGAGTATCGCTAA
- a CDS encoding S9 family peptidase translates to MSSIPSRPQPPLAHKKPHELTTHGHTRVDEYYWLRDDERKDPEVLAYLKAENDYLKKVLGSTDGLQQALFQELKGRIKQDDRDVPTRRRNYWYYSRYEQGKEYPIYCRRHGSMEAPEQVILDANELARGKTYYAAAGLTVSENEQILAYADDTGSRRLYTLRFKDLRTGEHYLDAIPNVSTSLAWAADDRTIFYVKKELGTLRTHQVWRHTLGTPLDQDVLVHDEPDEAFYLRVRRSRSRELVVIDLDSTLVTESRVLSANDPHGTFRAVLAREPNHEYQIDHIDDVFYIRTNWKAKNFRLMKVKVERSSDKKAWREVIPHRNDVLLTDVLPFADYLVVGERLNALRQLRVVPRGTTNKDHPGYYIEFPEQVYVAASHDNPSTDVRSLRFAYSSPVTPDSVFEMDMETRERKLLKQDEVLGGFDPSNYATERLFVSARDGTQVPVSLVYPEGFKRDGSSPLFVYGYGSYGSSSDPYFRSGWLSLLDRGIAIAIAHVRGGQELGRGWYEDGKMFRKLNTFTDFIDVTERLVELKYAHGSKVVAEGQSAGGLLIGAVANMRPELYLAMHAGVPFVDVVTTMLDESIPLTTNEFDEWGDPANKDSYDYMLSYSPYDNVKRQDYPHLIVTTGVHDSQVQYWEPAKWVARLRTHKTDDHLLVLDVDLESGHGGASGRFKRLRRRALVYAFFLHLLGLDQPQGS, encoded by the coding sequence GTGAGTTCCATCCCGTCCCGGCCCCAACCCCCGCTTGCGCACAAGAAACCTCACGAGCTGACGACACACGGTCACACGCGCGTGGACGAATACTACTGGCTTCGAGACGACGAGCGTAAGGACCCGGAGGTCCTGGCCTACCTCAAAGCCGAAAACGACTACCTCAAGAAGGTCTTGGGCTCCACCGACGGGCTGCAGCAGGCGCTGTTCCAGGAGCTCAAGGGTCGCATCAAGCAAGACGACCGCGACGTGCCTACGCGCCGGCGCAACTACTGGTACTACTCTCGCTACGAGCAGGGCAAGGAGTACCCCATTTATTGCCGCCGCCATGGCTCCATGGAAGCACCGGAGCAGGTGATCCTCGACGCGAACGAGCTCGCGCGGGGCAAGACGTACTACGCGGCTGCGGGACTGACCGTTAGCGAGAACGAGCAGATTCTTGCCTACGCCGACGACACGGGCAGCCGACGTCTCTACACGCTCCGCTTCAAGGACCTGCGCACCGGCGAGCACTACCTGGACGCCATCCCAAACGTGTCGACCTCGCTGGCCTGGGCCGCGGACGACAGGACCATCTTCTACGTCAAGAAGGAACTCGGCACGCTGCGCACGCATCAGGTATGGCGTCATACGCTCGGCACGCCGCTCGACCAGGACGTGCTGGTTCACGACGAGCCGGACGAAGCTTTCTATCTGCGTGTGCGGCGCTCACGCTCGCGCGAGCTCGTCGTGATCGATCTCGACAGTACGCTGGTTACCGAGTCGCGAGTGCTCTCGGCCAACGACCCCCACGGAACGTTTCGCGCCGTGCTGGCGCGAGAGCCGAATCACGAGTACCAGATCGACCACATCGATGACGTCTTCTACATTCGAACGAACTGGAAGGCCAAGAACTTCCGCTTGATGAAGGTGAAGGTCGAACGCTCGTCCGACAAGAAGGCCTGGCGTGAGGTCATTCCGCATCGCAACGACGTGTTGCTGACCGACGTGCTCCCCTTCGCTGACTACCTCGTCGTGGGTGAGCGTCTCAACGCCTTGCGGCAGCTTCGCGTCGTGCCGCGAGGAACAACCAACAAAGACCACCCGGGCTATTACATCGAGTTCCCGGAGCAGGTCTATGTCGCCGCATCACATGACAATCCGAGTACGGACGTGCGGAGCTTGCGCTTCGCCTACAGTTCGCCGGTGACACCCGATTCGGTGTTTGAAATGGACATGGAAACGCGCGAACGCAAGCTGCTCAAGCAAGATGAAGTGCTTGGGGGGTTCGATCCGTCGAACTACGCTACCGAGCGCCTGTTCGTGTCCGCCCGCGACGGGACCCAGGTGCCCGTCTCGCTGGTCTATCCCGAGGGCTTCAAGCGGGATGGAAGCAGCCCGCTCTTCGTGTACGGATACGGTTCCTATGGGAGCTCGAGCGACCCCTATTTTCGCAGCGGCTGGCTGAGTCTGCTCGATCGTGGAATCGCGATCGCCATCGCTCACGTGCGAGGCGGTCAAGAGCTCGGACGCGGCTGGTACGAAGACGGCAAGATGTTCAGGAAGCTCAACACCTTCACGGACTTCATCGACGTCACCGAGCGTCTTGTGGAGCTCAAGTATGCCCATGGCAGCAAGGTCGTAGCCGAGGGTCAGAGTGCGGGAGGACTGTTGATCGGCGCGGTGGCCAACATGCGCCCCGAGCTCTATCTCGCCATGCACGCGGGAGTTCCCTTCGTGGACGTGGTCACCACCATGCTGGATGAGAGCATTCCGCTCACGACCAACGAATTCGACGAGTGGGGCGACCCGGCCAACAAGGATTCGTACGATTACATGCTGTCCTATTCGCCGTACGACAATGTCAAACGCCAGGATTACCCTCACCTGATCGTGACGACGGGCGTGCACGATTCGCAGGTGCAGTATTGGGAGCCGGCGAAGTGGGTGGCCCGCTTGCGCACGCACAAAACCGATGACCATCTGCTGGTGCTCGACGTGGACCTCGAAAGCGGTCACGGCGGCGCTTCAGGGCGTTTCAAGCGTTTGCGGCGCCGCGCGCTGGTCTACGCGTTCTTCCTGCACCTGCTGGGGCTCGACCAACCGCAGGGATCCTGA
- a CDS encoding nucleotidyltransferase domain-containing protein, producing MNNRSVSPVLTTAGYVAPVLPRALSTYMHPAAQYLRERIADLQAVYLFGSQASAEASPRSDVDLALLAERPLNAARRWRLQEELASLLRRDVDLVDLRSASTVMRVQVIDRGLVIADVQQNARELFEAIALSDYTRLNEERKAIIEDIRERGSVYG from the coding sequence ATGAATAACCGATCCGTTTCGCCGGTTCTGACCACCGCTGGCTATGTTGCTCCTGTTCTTCCGCGGGCCCTAAGTACATACATGCATCCGGCTGCCCAGTATCTTCGTGAGCGGATCGCCGACCTGCAGGCAGTCTACCTTTTTGGCTCACAGGCAAGCGCCGAGGCCAGCCCTCGGAGCGACGTTGACCTGGCGCTGTTGGCCGAAAGGCCGTTGAATGCTGCCCGCCGCTGGCGGCTGCAGGAAGAGTTGGCGAGCCTGCTGAGACGGGACGTGGATCTGGTCGACTTGCGTTCGGCCTCCACGGTAATGCGCGTGCAGGTGATCGATCGCGGGCTGGTGATTGCGGACGTGCAGCAAAACGCGCGCGAGCTGTTCGAGGCCATCGCTCTGAGCGACTACACCCGACTGAACGAGGAGCGCAAGGCGATCATCGAAGACATCCGCGAGCGCGGCAGCGTATATGGATGA
- a CDS encoding DUF86 domain-containing protein: MDDVAVNKAASIERCIKRINEEYRGDASNLRANITRQDSIVLNLQRACEAAIDLAMHLVRKHKLGVPQETREAFEKLESASVLDARLSRSLRSMVGFRNIAVHDYRKLDLEIVQAIIDKHLDDLLEFTRLTLEREA, encoded by the coding sequence ATGGATGACGTCGCGGTCAACAAGGCAGCGAGTATCGAGCGCTGCATCAAGCGCATCAACGAGGAGTATCGCGGCGACGCGAGCAATCTGCGCGCGAACATCACTCGCCAGGATTCCATCGTTCTCAATCTTCAGCGGGCCTGCGAAGCAGCTATCGACCTTGCCATGCACCTGGTGCGCAAGCACAAGTTGGGCGTGCCGCAAGAGACGCGTGAGGCCTTCGAAAAGTTGGAGTCCGCAAGCGTGCTGGATGCACGACTGTCCCGTTCGCTCCGGTCGATGGTGGGGTTTCGCAACATCGCGGTCCATGACTACCGCAAGCTCGATCTCGAGATCGTGCAGGCCATCATCGATAAGCACCTCGACGATCTGCTCGAGTTCACGCGACTGACGCTCGAGCGCGAGGCCTAG
- a CDS encoding PfkB family carbohydrate kinase, with translation MSTIVTFGEVMLRLSPPGYTRLTQATSLDLKFGGAEANVAVALAQLGLDARFVTVLPDNDLAQACINQ, from the coding sequence ATGAGCACCATCGTCACGTTCGGAGAGGTCATGCTGCGGCTGTCGCCGCCGGGTTACACGCGCCTCACGCAGGCCACGTCTCTGGACCTCAAGTTCGGGGGAGCGGAGGCCAACGTTGCCGTGGCGCTCGCGCAGCTGGGTCTGGATGCGCGCTTCGTGACCGTTCTGCCAGACAACGACCTGGCCCAAGCCTGCATCAATCAG